TCGGGGACATCCTCCTCAGGGTAGATGGCGTTCACCGGACAAGCAGGCACACAGGCCCCGCAGTCAATGCACTCGTCAGGGTGGATGTAAAGCTGCTCACCAGCATCGTAGATGCATTCCACCGGACAAACCTCCTGGCAAGAACGGTCCTTCACGCCAATGCAAGGCTCGCAGATCACGTGGGGCATAGACACCTCCAAGCCCCAGCCTGCCCCCTCGCCTACCCCTCGTCCATGACC
Above is a window of Thermus albus DNA encoding:
- a CDS encoding indolepyruvate ferredoxin oxidoreductase subunit alpha is translated as MPHVICEPCIGVKDRSCQEVCPVECIYDAGEQLYIHPDECIDCGACVPACPVNAIYPEEDVPEEWRV